In the genome of Hymenobacter taeanensis, one region contains:
- a CDS encoding cyclic nucleotide-binding domain-containing protein, whose protein sequence is METWQHFLGIRSREVKSVWLFFLHNFLLGIGTILVYVVATVLLLEHEPARSLPLAYGLSAILLIGGGKVYGYFEHQLALTTLATRTLLVVAGFALLMGLLLAGGPAVGTAIALMLVYRLIYLLTHLEFWGVSAVVFDVRQGRRLFGLISAGDLPAKALGAVLAIFVHGRTELLNLVLLAFGAYAAALYVQRLTFRFHVVEARPVAPRPHQTLGSPLLRQLLGSSPLILTMGLSALAVAAVATSVEYLFLIQVKEKLQDQSSILVYVSSVLAFLYLLATLGKVLLTRRGLDVLGLHRTLLLLPAVTLGGLALFGALQLTSFGPGTYLVYLCGLYLGLEVLRRAVFEPAFLVLFQPLSPQERLHGHTLVKGFYEPLGMGLTGLLLFALYDSPLLGQGLLFLWMALLLVGTLVVLRHTHHRYLAELKAVLSRRFPASLTPAETVPPPTTWLTTDLLRVREDLDNREAQAAAEVAPQEADSTHTPAVPTSPSVADAQLHHPDLAVRQTAIWNRLSVQPTHAFALASLLDLATADEPQARRAALTLIQFLPPAHQVTLIHTCLHSTDPALMKAASEAVTQAPSPEIVKLLIATVKEKALRKSAADGLMRLGEAALPALETALHSEKDYAMLRRLAAICAHLATPASRRVLVSLAQQPHLRRRAAALQALSSFPAVQAEAPLFQNLMQKEMRLAQQLLHGMLGANVELRACLKYELTKVQQRLFSLLLQLYDRQPILDAQRSIARTSHERQANALEMLDNLIPRPLYQGLQALVDVGRLTKKVQTFDTLLGPIPPESIVATILERGDEVFSPWTISVALRQWQPTPATVSWLQTYLNASNSLVHESAEDVLQLLPARYPAVYEHWLVLYPAPEALNSPPPPLTHVSTIDRLLLLKHTTLFAETVENVLSNIVPIMQEVKFQDGESIFAKGDLGTSLYIIYDGEVSIMNEEHHLATFRTGDFFGELALLDAEPRSASAMAHGEVTAFRLDQEDFYDVMEECSEVLHNILRVLCQRLRLQNERLKQLSEPHHAQHIVE, encoded by the coding sequence ATGGAAACCTGGCAACACTTTCTGGGCATTCGCTCGCGCGAGGTGAAGTCTGTGTGGCTGTTTTTCCTGCACAACTTTCTGCTGGGCATTGGTACCATTCTGGTGTATGTGGTAGCCACAGTGCTGCTGCTCGAGCATGAGCCGGCCCGCAGCCTGCCCCTGGCCTACGGCCTGAGCGCTATATTGCTGATTGGCGGAGGAAAAGTTTACGGCTATTTTGAGCATCAACTGGCTCTTACTACGCTGGCTACGCGCACCCTACTGGTAGTGGCTGGATTTGCGCTGCTTATGGGCCTGCTGCTGGCCGGGGGCCCGGCCGTGGGCACTGCCATTGCCCTTATGCTGGTGTACCGCCTTATTTACCTGCTCACGCACCTGGAGTTCTGGGGCGTATCGGCGGTGGTGTTCGACGTGCGCCAGGGCCGGCGGCTCTTCGGCCTCATCAGCGCCGGCGACTTGCCTGCCAAGGCTCTGGGCGCCGTGCTGGCTATTTTTGTGCACGGCAGAACTGAGCTCCTGAACCTGGTGCTACTAGCCTTTGGCGCCTATGCAGCTGCCCTTTACGTGCAACGGCTCACGTTCCGCTTTCACGTGGTGGAGGCTAGGCCAGTAGCACCGCGGCCCCACCAAACGCTTGGCTCTCCGCTGCTCCGCCAATTGCTGGGCAGCAGCCCCCTCATCCTGACGATGGGCCTCAGTGCGCTGGCCGTAGCCGCGGTGGCCACGAGCGTAGAGTATCTGTTCCTGATTCAGGTGAAGGAAAAGCTGCAAGACCAGAGTAGCATACTGGTGTACGTAAGTAGCGTGCTGGCTTTTCTGTACCTGCTGGCCACGCTGGGCAAGGTGCTGCTCACGCGCCGCGGCCTTGATGTGCTAGGCCTGCACCGCACGCTGCTACTGTTGCCAGCCGTTACGCTGGGGGGCCTGGCCCTTTTTGGAGCGTTGCAGCTTACCTCTTTTGGGCCCGGCACTTACTTAGTATACCTCTGCGGGCTATACCTGGGGCTGGAGGTGTTGCGGCGGGCAGTATTTGAACCCGCGTTTCTGGTGCTGTTTCAGCCTCTCTCGCCTCAGGAGCGCCTGCACGGGCACACCCTGGTGAAGGGTTTTTATGAACCCCTGGGCATGGGCCTTACGGGCTTGCTGCTCTTTGCGCTGTATGACTCTCCCCTGCTAGGCCAGGGCCTGCTGTTCCTCTGGATGGCCCTATTGCTGGTGGGCACGCTGGTAGTGCTGCGGCACACTCACCACCGCTACTTGGCCGAACTGAAAGCCGTGCTTTCCCGGCGCTTTCCAGCTTCTCTGACGCCCGCAGAAACAGTCCCGCCCCCTACTACCTGGCTCACCACTGATTTGCTGCGGGTGCGAGAAGACTTAGATAACCGTGAGGCCCAGGCCGCAGCCGAAGTTGCTCCCCAGGAAGCCGACTCTACGCACACGCCCGCGGTGCCCACCAGCCCCTCAGTGGCCGATGCCCAGTTGCACCACCCCGACCTGGCAGTACGCCAAACGGCCATCTGGAACCGCTTGTCGGTGCAGCCTACGCATGCGTTTGCCTTGGCTAGCCTGCTTGACCTGGCTACTGCCGATGAGCCGCAGGCCCGGCGGGCAGCACTAACGCTCATTCAGTTTCTACCTCCTGCGCACCAGGTTACACTCATTCACACGTGCCTGCACAGCACCGACCCCGCCCTGATGAAAGCCGCCTCCGAGGCTGTAACCCAGGCTCCTTCCCCCGAAATTGTTAAACTACTAATTGCCACAGTGAAGGAAAAAGCCCTGCGCAAGTCGGCGGCTGATGGGCTGATGCGGCTGGGTGAGGCCGCATTGCCTGCCCTCGAGACGGCCTTGCACAGTGAGAAAGACTACGCCATGCTGCGCCGACTGGCGGCTATATGCGCGCACCTGGCTACCCCCGCCAGCCGGCGCGTACTGGTTTCGCTTGCCCAACAGCCGCACCTACGGCGCCGGGCAGCCGCGCTGCAGGCCCTGAGTAGCTTCCCGGCAGTGCAGGCCGAAGCACCTCTGTTTCAGAACCTGATGCAGAAGGAGATGCGGCTGGCTCAGCAACTGCTGCACGGTATGTTGGGGGCCAACGTAGAGTTGCGCGCCTGCCTGAAGTATGAGCTAACGAAAGTACAGCAGCGCCTGTTTAGCCTTTTGCTGCAGCTCTATGACCGGCAGCCCATTCTTGATGCCCAGCGCAGCATTGCCCGCACCAGCCATGAGCGGCAGGCCAATGCCCTGGAAATGCTCGATAACCTGATTCCTAGGCCACTGTACCAGGGCTTGCAGGCCCTCGTGGATGTGGGCCGGCTCACCAAGAAAGTGCAAACCTTTGATACCCTGCTGGGGCCTATTCCCCCGGAGTCTATTGTAGCCACCATTCTGGAGCGCGGCGACGAGGTGTTTTCGCCCTGGACGATTAGCGTGGCCCTGCGCCAATGGCAACCCACTCCGGCTACGGTTTCGTGGCTGCAAACGTACCTGAACGCCTCCAACTCGCTGGTGCACGAAAGCGCCGAGGATGTTCTGCAGCTGCTGCCCGCCCGCTACCCCGCCGTGTATGAGCACTGGTTGGTGCTGTACCCCGCCCCGGAAGCGCTGAACAGCCCGCCCCCACCTCTTACGCACGTTTCCACTATTGATCGGTTGCTGCTGCTTAAGCATACTACCCTGTTTGCCGAAACCGTAGAAAACGTGCTCAGCAATATTGTACCCATCATGCAGGAGGTGAAATTCCAGGATGGGGAGTCGATTTTTGCGAAGGGAGATTTGGGCACCTCGCTCTACATCATCTACGATGGCGAGGTATCCATCATGAACGAGGAGCACCACCTGGCCACGTTCCGCACCGGCGACTTCTTTGGCGAGCTGGCCCTGCTGGATGCGGAGCCCCGCTCCGCTTCTGCAATGGCCCACGGCGAAGTAACCGCTTTCCGCCTTGATCAGGAAGATTTTTACGACGTGATGGAAGAATGCAGCGAGGTGCTCCACAACATACTACGGGTGCTTTGCCAACGCCTCCGCCTCCAGAACGAGCGGCTAAAGCAACTCTCTGAGCCTCATCATGCTCAGCACATAGTTGAATAA
- a CDS encoding adenylate/guanylate cyclase domain-containing protein, with translation MKTKILVVDDEVDLQLLIKQKFRRKIREGAYEFKFAHNGQEALECLSQHPDTDIVLSDIKMPVMDGLTLLAQVRDLNPVIKVVMVSAFTDMVNIRTAMNRGAFDFVCKPVDFQDLELTIEKTAAHVVQLRETLRAIQENNILKMYVDETVLNFMGRPGFENKLMASETVEATVVFIDICGFTALAEKMRAEELVNLLNSYFDQMVKEIITQGGYVDKFMGDAVMAVFRGDFHLDRAIDAALSVRSLLQTTCNVSLNGLEYLPNVAIGISSGEMVSGNIGSASLKRLDYTVIGDAVNLGQRLQAAAQPGQIVITEATYERVKESFQCRLLQEMTLKNKAQPVVTYEVLA, from the coding sequence ATGAAAACGAAGATTCTGGTAGTAGATGATGAGGTAGACTTGCAGCTGCTGATCAAGCAGAAGTTCCGCCGCAAAATTCGGGAAGGGGCCTACGAGTTTAAGTTTGCCCACAATGGGCAGGAGGCCCTGGAGTGCCTGAGCCAGCACCCCGATACCGACATAGTGCTCAGTGACATCAAGATGCCGGTGATGGATGGCCTGACCCTGCTAGCTCAGGTTAGAGACCTGAACCCGGTCATTAAAGTAGTAATGGTATCGGCCTTCACGGACATGGTAAACATCCGGACGGCCATGAACCGCGGGGCGTTTGACTTTGTATGCAAGCCCGTAGATTTTCAGGATCTGGAACTGACCATCGAGAAAACGGCCGCGCATGTGGTGCAGCTACGCGAAACCCTGCGCGCTATTCAGGAAAATAACATCCTGAAGATGTACGTGGATGAAACGGTGCTCAACTTTATGGGTCGGCCCGGCTTTGAGAACAAGCTCATGGCCAGCGAAACCGTAGAGGCCACCGTAGTATTCATTGACATTTGCGGGTTTACAGCCCTGGCTGAAAAGATGCGCGCGGAGGAGCTCGTGAACTTACTGAACTCTTACTTCGACCAGATGGTGAAGGAGATAATCACGCAGGGAGGGTATGTAGATAAGTTTATGGGCGACGCCGTGATGGCCGTGTTCCGGGGCGACTTCCATCTTGACCGTGCCATTGATGCGGCTCTTTCGGTGCGGAGCCTGCTGCAAACCACCTGCAACGTTTCGCTTAACGGCCTGGAGTACCTGCCCAATGTGGCCATTGGTATCAGCAGTGGTGAAATGGTATCCGGTAATATCGGCTCGGCCTCCCTCAAACGCCTCGACTACACCGTTATTGGGGATGCAGTGAACCTGGGACAGCGGTTACAGGCCGCCGCTCAGCCCGGTCAAATCGTTATCACGGAGGCCACGTATGAGCGGGTGAAGGAGTCGTTTCAGTGCCGCCTGCTTCAGGAGATGACCCTCAAAAACAAGGCCCAGCCAGTAGTGACGTACGAAGTGCTGGCCTAG
- a CDS encoding YitT family protein, translating to MLIEQLLSPRLRNRKFTSPVLTPPPDASPAAEDPIKYRLLYRLSSRWVRNSLVEGALLLAGIFSAALGLKAFLLPNDFIDGGVTGISMLVSHVTGISLSILIVVINIPFIVLGYFQMGRQFAIKTLLTILLLAVALLVVSFPPLTQDKLLIAVFGGFFLGAGIGLAMRGGAVLDGTEILAVYISRKLPGSIGDIILIINIIIFGVAAWVLSVETALYSVLAYLSAAKTVDFVVSGIEEYTGLTIISAQSEAIRQLITDKLRRGATVYECTRGFGSHGHQHMRMETIYTVVTRLEVLAITGEVHKIDPHAFIVMQSVSDIRGGLIKKRPLH from the coding sequence ATGCTAATCGAACAACTGCTTTCGCCACGGCTCCGGAACCGGAAGTTTACCAGCCCGGTACTAACGCCGCCCCCAGATGCTTCGCCCGCGGCGGAAGATCCGATAAAGTATAGGCTGCTGTACCGTCTCTCCAGCCGGTGGGTGCGCAACTCCTTGGTAGAGGGGGCACTGCTGCTGGCTGGCATCTTTTCGGCGGCATTAGGTCTGAAAGCGTTTCTGCTACCCAATGATTTCATTGATGGCGGCGTAACGGGCATTTCCATGCTAGTAAGCCACGTTACCGGCATTTCGCTGTCCATTTTAATTGTGGTAATCAACATCCCATTCATTGTGCTCGGCTACTTTCAGATGGGTCGGCAGTTTGCTATCAAAACCCTGCTCACCATCTTGCTGCTGGCCGTAGCACTGCTCGTGGTATCGTTTCCGCCGCTCACTCAAGATAAGCTGCTGATTGCCGTATTTGGAGGGTTCTTTTTAGGGGCGGGCATTGGCCTGGCTATGCGCGGCGGTGCCGTGCTTGATGGCACTGAGATTCTGGCCGTGTATATCAGCCGGAAACTACCGGGCTCCATCGGCGACATTATCCTGATCATCAACATCATCATCTTTGGGGTGGCAGCGTGGGTGCTGTCGGTTGAAACGGCTCTGTACTCGGTGCTGGCGTATCTGTCGGCTGCTAAAACCGTCGATTTTGTGGTGTCGGGCATTGAGGAGTACACGGGTCTCACCATCATCTCGGCGCAAAGTGAGGCCATCCGGCAGCTGATTACCGACAAGCTCCGCCGCGGGGCCACGGTATATGAGTGCACACGCGGCTTTGGCTCACATGGGCACCAGCACATGCGCATGGAAACAATTTACACGGTGGTAACGCGGCTGGAAGTGCTGGCCATCACCGGCGAGGTACACAAGATTGATCCGCATGCCTTCATTGTCATGCAAAGTGTGAGCGACATCCGGGGAGGGCTTATCAAAAAACGGCCACTGCATTAG